In Leptolyngbya sp. KIOST-1, one DNA window encodes the following:
- a CDS encoding CBS domain-containing protein, whose product MDLVLCHTTADFDTLGAAVGLARLQPGRRIVLTGGSHPTVQRFLALHRDEYPLIERRAVDPSHIHHLTLVDAQQPERFGPAAGWIAQAVKNQVPITVYDHHPTAEDPANKEPDGTAALVQAEEKTIEAVGAATTLVVEALQQRGIEPTVAEATVMALGIHVDTGSLLYETATARDAAALAWLMGHGASLAVMADFVEPGLSPTLQDLLTAVLAALQVETVEGQRLAWVLIPVDRYLPGLSGLAERLMSLAEADALLFGAYYSSATSSTKLAAADQGEGAPGDRAFAEPVPQKLTLIARSGSGLGDRLDWGALLTPLGGGGHPTAASASLTTAEPEAVMQRLLERARSQLPPQPTARDLMSSPVRTIRPDTTIREAQRILLRYGHSGLSVVDEGDRLVGVISRRDLDLALHHGFSHAPVKGYMATNLKTIAPDTPLNEIEHLMVTYDVGRLPVLRQGALVGIVTRTDLLRHLHQESAFATAQALPTRPTAATLQHILETSLSPALHQVLRQIAAAAQERGWHLYLVGGAVRDLLICSDRTATVLPDLDLVVDGGLNPVQAGAGVELAAAIEQHFPEVDVQVHGRFQTASLVWRKDLDHSLAGLMIDIATARTEFYPYPAANPEVEASSIQQDLYRRDFTINALALRLTQPGSGQLLDYFGGLVDLQQGVIRVLHANSFIEDPTRIYRAVRFAVRLGFSLDPQTEGYIHHALASGAYTQMQRQVRRAPALQARLKNELKYILEAPYWQAALTLLDQLQALRCLHDDLAMTSVLWQQLRRLSRWLEQFDWAEVGPPWLLRLEGLLAAVPAEARSPLAADLHLSDRSLERLAHLDEREHRWQALVATNPTPSQLYAAFDQADTATLLLASARHPRRLGPAIWRHLRQWSVAPALVDGNRLKALGYRPGPEFRPMLEALFAAQLNGDIATVTEAEAFLALHYPRG is encoded by the coding sequence ATGGACCTAGTGCTCTGCCACACCACCGCCGACTTTGACACCCTGGGGGCCGCCGTGGGGCTGGCCCGCCTGCAGCCGGGACGGCGAATCGTGTTAACCGGGGGCAGTCACCCCACGGTGCAGCGGTTTTTGGCCCTCCACCGCGACGAGTACCCGCTGATTGAGCGGCGGGCCGTAGACCCCAGCCACATTCACCACCTGACCCTGGTCGATGCCCAGCAGCCGGAGCGGTTTGGCCCGGCGGCAGGCTGGATTGCCCAGGCCGTCAAAAATCAGGTACCCATCACCGTATACGACCACCATCCCACCGCCGAGGATCCCGCTAACAAGGAGCCTGATGGCACAGCGGCCCTGGTGCAAGCTGAGGAAAAAACGATTGAGGCGGTAGGGGCCGCAACGACGCTGGTGGTAGAAGCGCTACAGCAGCGGGGCATTGAGCCCACTGTGGCCGAGGCGACGGTGATGGCCCTGGGCATTCATGTGGATACGGGTTCGCTGCTGTATGAGACCGCCACCGCCCGCGATGCCGCCGCGCTGGCCTGGCTGATGGGTCACGGGGCCAGCCTGGCGGTGATGGCCGATTTTGTGGAGCCGGGGCTGAGCCCGACCCTGCAGGATCTGCTGACTGCGGTGCTGGCAGCGCTTCAGGTGGAGACAGTGGAGGGCCAGCGCCTGGCCTGGGTGCTGATCCCAGTCGATCGCTACCTGCCAGGGCTCTCGGGTTTGGCCGAGCGGCTGATGTCGCTGGCCGAAGCCGACGCCCTGCTGTTTGGGGCCTACTATTCGAGCGCGACTTCTAGCACCAAACTGGCGGCGGCGGACCAGGGGGAAGGCGCGCCAGGCGATCGCGCCTTTGCAGAACCCGTCCCTCAAAAGCTGACCCTGATTGCTCGCTCCGGGAGTGGCCTGGGCGATCGCCTGGACTGGGGGGCGCTGCTGACCCCGTTGGGCGGCGGCGGCCATCCCACGGCGGCTTCGGCGTCGCTGACTACGGCTGAGCCGGAGGCCGTGATGCAGCGCTTGCTGGAGCGGGCGCGATCGCAGCTCCCCCCCCAACCCACCGCCCGCGACCTGATGTCGTCGCCGGTACGGACCATTCGTCCCGACACGACCATTCGCGAGGCCCAGCGCATTCTGTTGCGCTACGGCCATTCCGGGCTGTCGGTGGTGGACGAAGGCGATCGCCTGGTGGGGGTAATCTCCCGCCGCGATCTGGACCTGGCCCTCCACCACGGCTTTAGCCACGCCCCGGTGAAGGGCTACATGGCCACCAACCTGAAGACCATCGCCCCTGACACTCCCCTCAACGAGATCGAGCACCTGATGGTGACCTACGACGTCGGTCGGCTGCCGGTGCTGCGCCAGGGGGCACTGGTCGGCATTGTCACCCGCACCGATCTGCTGCGCCACCTGCACCAGGAGTCGGCGTTTGCCACTGCCCAGGCGCTGCCGACCCGCCCCACGGCGGCCACCCTGCAGCATATTTTGGAGACCAGTCTGTCCCCTGCGCTGCACCAGGTTCTGCGGCAGATTGCCGCCGCCGCCCAGGAGCGGGGCTGGCACCTCTACCTGGTGGGCGGTGCGGTGCGCGATTTGCTGATCTGTAGCGATCGCACCGCAACCGTCCTGCCCGATCTCGATCTGGTGGTCGACGGCGGCCTTAACCCGGTTCAGGCAGGCGCTGGTGTGGAGCTGGCCGCCGCGATCGAGCAGCACTTCCCCGAGGTCGATGTGCAGGTGCACGGGCGGTTTCAGACGGCGTCGCTGGTGTGGCGCAAAGATCTGGACCACAGCCTGGCCGGGCTGATGATCGACATTGCCACGGCCCGCACCGAGTTTTACCCCTACCCGGCGGCCAACCCCGAGGTGGAGGCCAGCTCCATTCAGCAGGACCTGTACCGCCGCGACTTCACGATCAACGCCCTGGCGCTGCGGCTGACCCAGCCTGGGTCGGGGCAACTGCTCGACTACTTTGGCGGCCTGGTGGACCTGCAGCAGGGCGTGATTCGGGTTCTGCACGCCAACAGCTTTATTGAGGACCCCACCCGGATCTACCGCGCCGTTCGGTTTGCGGTGCGCCTGGGGTTCAGCCTTGACCCCCAGACCGAGGGCTACATTCACCACGCCCTGGCCAGCGGAGCCTACACCCAAATGCAGCGCCAGGTCAGGCGCGCCCCCGCCCTCCAGGCGCGGCTAAAAAACGAGCTGAAGTACATCCTCGAAGCCCCCTACTGGCAGGCGGCCCTGACCCTGCTCGACCAGCTCCAGGCCCTGCGCTGCCTGCACGACGATCTGGCCATGACCTCAGTCCTGTGGCAGCAGCTGCGCCGCCTCAGCCGCTGGCTGGAGCAGTTCGACTGGGCCGAGGTCGGCCCTCCCTGGCTGCTGCGGCTGGAGGGACTGCTGGCGGCGGTGCCCGCCGAGGCGCGATCGCCCCTGGCCGCCGATCTGCATTTGAGCGATCGCAGCCTGGAGCGCCTTGCCCACCTCGACGAGCGAGAACACCGCTGGCAGGCCCTGGTGGCCACCAACCCTACCCCCAGCCAGCTCTATGCCGCGTTCGATCAGGCCGATACCGCCACCCTGCTGCTGGCCAGCGCCCGCCATCCCCGCCGCCTGGGTCCGGCGATCTGGCGGCACCTGAGGCAGTGGTCTGTCGCCCCGGCCTTAGTCGACGGCAACCGCCTCAAAGCCCTGGGTTACCGGCCAGGGCCGGAGTTTCGGCCCATGCTAGAGGCCCTGTTTGCCGCCCAGCTCAACGGTGACATTGCCACGGTAACCGAGGCCGAAGCCTTTCTGGCCCTGCACTATCCCCGGGGGTAA
- a CDS encoding serine/threonine protein kinase, with amino-acid sequence MADSNLGCKLANRYELLEPIGQGSMGRVYMAEDLLLGSVKVAIKLLSQTLPGEKMRDRFMQEAMTCAQLGQKSIHVVRVTDYGVSDEGVPFYVMEYLQGQSLSHLINLQPLPVPRFLGLIRQICLGLQSAHDGIILKTQPDPVPIIHRDIKPSNIMIVQDPTLGELAKILDFGIAKLVQIDSDQTNCFMGTLAYASPEQMEGRELDSRSDIYSLGVMMFQMLTGHLPLRASSHTFGGWYKVHQTQAPKRMGEVASNIKVPKLLEDLVMSCMAKPAEDRPQSTHEILQILEPLQSRYVNGFRISQRIGTTLNRVPVTRQPAPNETLQEDQVCKLTVWPATKPVAEIVFPHPLPTSQGALATLWAMMPDAEIHRRLVSTRYNTFICTMAPHPMLLWLTVLYSSAHGARWLPCYLDLKTALGQDMAGLLGNNGTYKLLLFSLENPRRCAHVLSCSVSEPQRSLLQEWVLTARSRPSTGAIATSRDLLRNELQTKLKAKVLQKLESIYVDTGSSLSD; translated from the coding sequence ATGGCTGACTCCAATCTGGGCTGTAAATTGGCCAATCGCTACGAACTCCTCGAACCCATTGGCCAGGGGTCCATGGGGCGTGTGTACATGGCGGAGGATTTACTGCTGGGCAGCGTCAAGGTAGCGATCAAGCTGCTGTCCCAGACCCTGCCCGGCGAAAAAATGCGCGATCGCTTTATGCAGGAGGCCATGACCTGCGCCCAGCTCGGCCAGAAGAGCATCCATGTGGTGCGCGTCACCGACTACGGCGTCAGCGACGAAGGGGTGCCTTTCTATGTTATGGAGTACCTCCAGGGGCAAAGCCTGAGCCACCTGATCAACCTCCAGCCCCTGCCCGTGCCTCGATTTTTGGGTCTGATCCGCCAAATTTGCCTGGGGCTCCAGTCCGCCCACGATGGCATCATTCTCAAAACCCAGCCCGATCCGGTGCCCATTATCCACCGCGATATCAAGCCCAGCAACATCATGATCGTGCAGGACCCCACCCTGGGGGAGCTGGCTAAGATCTTAGACTTTGGCATCGCCAAACTGGTCCAGATCGACAGCGACCAGACCAACTGCTTCATGGGTACCCTGGCCTACGCCTCTCCCGAACAGATGGAAGGCCGCGAGCTCGACAGCCGCTCCGATATCTACAGCCTCGGGGTGATGATGTTTCAGATGCTGACCGGCCATCTACCCCTGCGGGCCAGCAGCCACACCTTTGGGGGGTGGTACAAGGTACACCAGACCCAGGCCCCCAAGCGCATGGGTGAGGTTGCCAGCAATATCAAGGTCCCCAAGCTGCTCGAAGATCTGGTCATGAGCTGTATGGCCAAGCCCGCCGAGGACCGCCCCCAGAGCACCCACGAAATTTTACAAATCCTGGAGCCGCTGCAGTCCCGTTACGTCAACGGATTTCGGATTAGCCAGCGGATTGGCACCACCCTCAATCGAGTACCCGTCACCCGCCAGCCAGCTCCCAACGAAACCCTGCAAGAAGACCAGGTGTGCAAGCTGACGGTGTGGCCTGCCACCAAGCCTGTGGCGGAAATCGTCTTTCCCCACCCATTGCCGACCAGCCAGGGGGCCTTGGCCACCCTCTGGGCGATGATGCCCGATGCCGAAATCCACCGACGCCTGGTTAGCACCCGCTACAACACCTTTATCTGCACCATGGCCCCCCACCCGATGCTGCTGTGGCTGACGGTGCTCTACAGCAGCGCCCACGGAGCCCGCTGGCTGCCCTGCTACCTCGATCTCAAAACGGCCCTGGGCCAGGATATGGCCGGCCTGCTGGGCAACAATGGCACCTACAAGCTCCTGCTGTTCTCCCTCGAAAATCCGCGCCGCTGCGCCCACGTGCTCAGCTGTAGCGTGTCGGAGCCCCAGCGCAGCCTCCTGCAGGAGTGGGTGCTGACGGCCCGCAGTCGCCCCTCTACCGGGGCGATCGCCACCAGTCGCGATCTGCTGCGCAACGAACTCCAAACTAAACTCAAGGCCAAGGTCTTACAAAAGCTGGAGTCGATCTATGTCGATACGGGATCAAGTCTGTCCGACTGA
- a CDS encoding universal stress protein, whose translation MFQRALICTDFTDGIYRLAQFVPSLAAGGFKSLVFFHSMPVESGPEIPRASPERLEPARQRLQELLREAPDTVEVTIEVQWGRTSDNILRLAKQHQVDVIFLGSPTRTLLEEKLFGSTTAALAEKTGVPLIILRPQLMSTYTTAELELRCAHLFRYLLVPYDGTQGGKKIVQNIRQQVKNNPNSVLERVRLLWVIDDHVRRELLGDHPVQQAQQELDQLQSELAALNLVVNTTVVEGNPLEEIMKTAEIHDIGAIAACSGGAEGIFKWSAPSLTHEILRRSWHPVLFFPS comes from the coding sequence ATGTTTCAGCGCGCACTTATCTGTACCGACTTTACCGATGGCATCTACCGCCTGGCTCAGTTTGTCCCCAGCTTAGCCGCTGGAGGATTCAAGTCGCTGGTATTTTTTCACAGCATGCCCGTCGAGAGTGGACCAGAGATTCCCCGGGCCAGTCCAGAACGCTTAGAACCTGCGCGACAGCGGCTTCAGGAACTGCTGCGAGAGGCACCCGACACCGTTGAAGTCACTATTGAAGTCCAGTGGGGGCGCACCAGCGACAATATTCTGCGGCTGGCCAAGCAGCACCAGGTGGACGTGATTTTTTTGGGTTCGCCTACCCGCACTTTGCTGGAAGAAAAGCTGTTTGGCAGCACCACGGCGGCCCTGGCCGAAAAAACCGGCGTGCCGCTGATTATTTTGCGGCCCCAGCTGATGTCAACCTACACGACCGCTGAGCTGGAGCTGCGCTGCGCCCACCTATTTCGCTACCTGCTGGTGCCCTACGACGGCACCCAGGGCGGCAAAAAAATCGTTCAAAATATTCGCCAACAGGTCAAAAACAATCCCAACTCAGTGCTGGAGCGGGTGCGGCTGCTGTGGGTGATTGACGACCACGTCCGCCGGGAACTGCTGGGTGACCATCCTGTGCAGCAGGCCCAGCAGGAGCTGGACCAACTTCAGTCTGAGCTGGCCGCCCTAAATTTGGTGGTGAACACAACGGTTGTAGAAGGTAACCCCCTGGAAGAAATTATGAAAACGGCTGAGATCCACGACATTGGTGCGATCGCCGCCTGCTCTGGTGGGGCCGAAGGTATTTTTAAGTGGTCTGCCCCCAGCCTCACCCACGAAATTCTGCGGCGCAGCTGGCATCCGGTGCTCTTTTTCCCCAGCTAG
- a CDS encoding PP2C family protein-serine/threonine phosphatase, whose product MVDCIFSGLSDPGLLRTSNQDDYYIDPKGRFFIVADGMGGHAGGQEASRLATATIKAFLDQHWHLETATAQLLEQALKQANNAILDDQRRHPERGDMGTTVVMVTFRDSDPQPWCAHVGDSRLYRLRGHHLEQLTEDHTWIAKAIRAGEVSPVQSRSHPWRHVLSQCLGRDDLSEIGIQPMEVQNGDRLLLCSDGLTEELSDHLIASHLKSIRACEAAATALVNSAKQRGGRDNITVVVVNITSPLTGSDLDADVS is encoded by the coding sequence ATGGTAGACTGCATTTTCTCAGGACTCTCCGACCCCGGGCTGCTGCGCACTAGCAACCAGGACGATTACTACATTGACCCCAAGGGGCGGTTCTTCATCGTCGCCGATGGCATGGGGGGCCACGCGGGCGGACAGGAGGCCAGTCGGCTGGCGACAGCTACCATCAAAGCGTTTCTCGACCAGCACTGGCACCTCGAAACCGCCACGGCACAGCTGCTGGAACAGGCCCTAAAGCAGGCCAACAACGCCATTCTTGACGATCAGCGCCGTCATCCAGAACGGGGCGATATGGGCACCACCGTGGTCATGGTCACCTTTCGGGACAGCGACCCCCAGCCCTGGTGTGCCCACGTGGGCGATTCGCGGCTTTACCGCCTGCGGGGTCACCATCTGGAACAGCTGACCGAGGACCACACCTGGATTGCCAAAGCGATTCGCGCCGGTGAGGTATCTCCGGTTCAGTCCCGCAGCCACCCCTGGCGGCACGTGCTGTCCCAGTGCCTGGGCCGCGATGACCTCAGCGAAATTGGCATTCAGCCCATGGAGGTCCAAAACGGCGATCGCCTGCTGCTGTGTAGCGATGGGCTCACGGAAGAACTCTCGGATCACCTGATTGCCTCCCACTTGAAATCCATCCGCGCCTGTGAGGCGGCGGCAACCGCCCTGGTCAACTCGGCCAAGCAACGTGGCGGCCGCGACAACATCACCGTCGTGGTGGTAAACATTACTTCACCCCTAACTGGCTCCGATTTGGATGCTGACGTCAGTTAA
- a CDS encoding DUF6825 family protein yields the protein MSSPVLHAFYVGRALADAVNERAERLLTDGLSLVGKFDAEQRENLRQFTEEVMVRAQQAEAEAGVSYTAAASNAGTVTDLQATIDTLRAEIAQVRVALQQYRTTSQI from the coding sequence ATGAGTAGCCCTGTGCTGCACGCGTTTTACGTAGGCCGCGCCCTGGCCGATGCAGTCAACGAGCGCGCCGAGCGTCTGCTGACCGATGGCCTCAGCCTGGTGGGCAAGTTTGACGCCGAACAGCGGGAAAACCTGCGCCAGTTCACCGAAGAGGTAATGGTGCGGGCTCAGCAGGCCGAGGCCGAAGCAGGGGTCTCTTACACCGCTGCGGCCTCTAACGCCGGTACCGTGACCGATCTCCAGGCCACCATCGACACCTTACGGGCCGAGATTGCCCAGGTGCGGGTTGCTCTGCAACAGTACCGAACTACCTCCCAGATCTAG
- a CDS encoding AarF/ABC1/UbiB kinase family protein codes for MSAVSDSSASSKLPPPLGGEGHGSYASDGGVLDAAVSPVSSKAVGPEGALPENALPDRTLPEHSAPSHRPLIAPPGSEPPGGNGQEKALPFRQEAYRWNQGRYSRQRRFVDIWSFVLQLLWARWLYGKAWSYGGTITPEVQAARRRKLAAWIRETLLDLGPTFIKVGQLFSTRADIFPIEFVEELSKLQDRVPAFSYEQARDIIEADLGKPIHTLYRTFDPIPLAAASLGQVHRAQLHSGDEVVVKVQRPGLRSLFTIDLSILKGIAHYFQNHPSWGKGRDWIGIYAECCRILWEEIDYLNEGRNADTFRRNFRGEDWVHVPRVFWRLTSSRVVTLEYMPGIKISHYDALEAAGLDRSRLARLGAQAYLHQLLNNGFFHADPHPGNIAVSLDGSLIFYDFGMMGQVQPLTRQRLMNTFMGIAQRDAERVMNSLLELGALAEIEDMSPVRRSIQYILDNFMDKPFEEQSINAISDDLYAVAYDQPFRFPATFTFVMRAFSTLEGVGKGLDPEFNFMEAAKPFAAQLMSNGNSTDGANSLLGELSRQAAQVSTSALGLPRRIEDTLDKLERGDIRVRVRSIETDRALRRISGVTMANNYAILLGAFTLSATGLLLSEFVWLAVVPGVLAVGSGIAFLRSMLKVNRADRLP; via the coding sequence GTGTCTGCTGTTTCAGATTCTTCCGCATCGTCCAAACTTCCTCCTCCCCTGGGTGGGGAGGGGCACGGGAGCTATGCCTCCGACGGCGGTGTTCTGGATGCTGCGGTATCCCCGGTGTCGTCGAAGGCCGTGGGGCCCGAGGGTGCCCTACCCGAGAATGCTCTGCCCGATCGCACCCTACCCGAGCACTCTGCCCCATCCCATCGTCCCCTGATCGCCCCCCCCGGTTCTGAGCCCCCTGGGGGCAACGGGCAGGAGAAGGCATTGCCCTTCCGCCAGGAGGCCTACCGCTGGAACCAGGGTCGCTACTCTCGTCAGCGGCGCTTTGTCGATATTTGGAGCTTTGTGCTCCAGCTGCTGTGGGCTCGCTGGCTCTACGGCAAAGCCTGGAGTTACGGTGGCACCATCACCCCCGAGGTCCAGGCGGCCCGCAGGCGCAAACTGGCCGCCTGGATTCGCGAAACGCTGCTCGATCTGGGGCCGACGTTCATTAAGGTCGGTCAGCTGTTTTCGACCAGGGCCGACATTTTTCCCATCGAGTTTGTCGAAGAACTCTCCAAGCTCCAGGACCGGGTGCCCGCCTTTAGCTATGAGCAGGCCCGCGACATCATTGAGGCCGACCTGGGCAAACCCATCCACACCCTATACCGCACCTTTGATCCGATTCCGCTGGCAGCCGCCAGTCTGGGCCAGGTTCACCGTGCTCAGCTTCACAGCGGCGACGAGGTGGTGGTCAAGGTACAGCGGCCGGGGCTGCGATCGCTCTTCACCATCGACCTCTCCATTCTTAAAGGCATTGCCCACTACTTCCAGAACCACCCCAGCTGGGGCAAGGGGCGCGACTGGATTGGCATCTACGCCGAATGCTGCCGCATTCTGTGGGAAGAAATTGACTATCTCAACGAGGGCCGCAATGCTGACACCTTCCGCCGCAACTTTCGCGGCGAAGACTGGGTCCACGTGCCCCGGGTATTTTGGCGGCTGACATCGTCACGGGTTGTCACCCTGGAGTACATGCCCGGCATCAAGATCAGCCACTACGACGCCCTGGAGGCCGCCGGGCTCGATCGCAGCCGCCTGGCCCGTTTGGGCGCCCAAGCCTACCTGCATCAGCTGCTCAACAACGGCTTTTTCCACGCCGACCCCCACCCCGGCAACATTGCGGTCAGCCTGGACGGATCGCTGATTTTTTATGACTTTGGCATGATGGGCCAGGTGCAACCCCTGACCCGGCAGCGGTTGATGAACACCTTTATGGGTATCGCTCAGCGCGACGCCGAACGGGTGATGAACTCGCTGCTAGAACTGGGCGCGCTGGCCGAAATTGAGGATATGAGCCCAGTTCGGCGCTCCATCCAGTATATTTTGGATAACTTCATGGACAAGCCCTTTGAGGAGCAGTCCATTAACGCCATCAGCGATGACCTCTATGCCGTCGCCTACGACCAGCCCTTTCGCTTTCCCGCCACCTTTACCTTTGTCATGCGGGCTTTTTCTACCCTGGAGGGGGTAGGGAAAGGTCTTGACCCGGAGTTCAACTTTATGGAAGCGGCCAAGCCGTTTGCTGCACAGCTTATGTCTAATGGTAATTCGACCGATGGCGCTAACAGTCTGCTGGGTGAACTCAGCCGCCAGGCGGCCCAGGTTAGCACCTCCGCCCTGGGCTTACCCCGGCGCATAGAAGATACCCTCGACAAACTAGAGCGGGGCGACATTCGGGTCCGGGTGCGATCGATCGAAACCGATCGCGCCCTGCGGCGGATCAGCGGCGTCACCATGGCCAACAACTACGCCATTCTGCTAGGTGCATTTACCCTCTCAGCCACCGGACTACTGCTGTCGGAGTTTGTCTGGTTGGCCGTGGTGCCGGGGGTACTGGCGGTGGGCAGCGGGATTGCATTTTTGCGATCGATGCTCAAAGTCAACCGGGCCGATCGCCTGCCCTAA
- a CDS encoding DMT family transporter, whose amino-acid sequence MAIAFYQDLFAFLCLLLVTPLASLALTPQDLGLLLVLGVLCTAVAHTLFIESLAVLRAQTASVISGLEPVYGIALAALLLGEVPVPRTLVGGAIILGTTLWASLPDKSLEAPP is encoded by the coding sequence GTGGCGATCGCCTTTTACCAGGACCTGTTTGCCTTCCTCTGCCTGCTGCTGGTCACCCCCCTGGCCAGCCTGGCCCTGACACCCCAGGACCTGGGCCTGCTGCTGGTGCTGGGGGTGCTGTGTACCGCCGTCGCCCACACATTATTTATTGAGAGTTTGGCGGTGCTGCGAGCCCAGACCGCTAGCGTGATCAGCGGCCTGGAGCCGGTCTACGGCATTGCCCTGGCGGCCCTGCTGCTGGGGGAAGTGCCCGTCCCCCGCACCCTGGTCGGCGGCGCGATTATTTTGGGCACCACCCTCTGGGCCAGCCTGCCCGACAAGAGCCTGGAGGCCCCGCCCTAG
- a CDS encoding NblA/ycf18 family protein, translating to MNEPMQLSLEQQFSLRSFETQVDKMSREQAQQFLVKLYEQMMMRETMYKHFLKHEWGIGPNPQF from the coding sequence ATGAACGAACCGATGCAACTCTCGCTTGAGCAGCAGTTCAGTCTGCGGTCATTTGAGACTCAAGTCGACAAAATGAGCCGCGAGCAAGCTCAACAGTTTCTGGTCAAGCTGTACGAGCAGATGATGATGCGTGAAACCATGTACAAGCACTTTCTCAAGCACGAATGGGGGATTGGGCCGAATCCTCAGTTCTAA
- a CDS encoding arsenic resistance protein — protein MSTRQPAAAPVAGGQLNIFERYLTLWVLLCIAAGIALGRLLPGVAIALDAMSIYQVSVPIAICLFFMMYPIMVKIDFAQAKRAAQTPRPVLLTLAVNWLIKPFTMVLFAHENARLTAIGAGQNT, from the coding sequence ATGTCCACCAGACAGCCTGCCGCTGCCCCAGTCGCCGGGGGACAGCTCAACATTTTCGAGCGCTACCTCACCCTGTGGGTGCTGCTGTGCATTGCGGCTGGCATTGCCCTGGGGCGGCTGCTGCCCGGGGTGGCGATCGCCCTGGATGCCATGAGCATCTACCAGGTGTCGGTACCGATCGCCATCTGTCTCTTTTTCATGATGTACCCGATCATGGTGAAGATCGACTTTGCCCAGGCCAAGCGGGCGGCCCAAACCCCCCGGCCCGTGCTACTCACCCTGGCGGTGAACTGGCTGATCAAACCCTTCACTATGGTGCTGTTTGCCCATGAAAATGCTCGATTAACGGCGATAGGGGCTGGGCAGAACACATAA
- a CDS encoding ISAs1 family transposase produces MRRHWLLDGVEHLINAERWVGLKRVGLVEAERRILGQPPTIEQRYYLVSFDGDVQRFAQGVRSHWGIENQLHWVLDVAFHEDASRIRKDHAPANLAVVRHIALNLLRQDAFAKGGIKAKRLQAGWDNDYLIRLLSS; encoded by the coding sequence ATCCGCCGCCACTGGTTGCTCGATGGGGTCGAGCACCTCATCAACGCTGAGCGCTGGGTTGGCTTAAAACGCGTTGGCCTCGTGGAGGCTGAACGCCGTATCCTCGGTCAACCCCCGACCATTGAGCAGCGCTACTATCTCGTTAGTTTTGACGGCGATGTCCAACGCTTTGCCCAAGGGGTGCGCAGCCACTGGGGTATTGAAAACCAGCTCCACTGGGTGCTCGATGTCGCCTTCCACGAAGATGCCTCTCGAATTCGTAAAGACCACGCCCCCGCTAATCTGGCCGTCGTCCGTCACATCGCCCTCAATCTGCTGCGTCAGGACGCTTTTGCCAAAGGGGGTATCAAGGCTAAACGCTTGCAAGCAGGATGGGATAATGACTACCTAATTCGGCTACTCTCCTCCTGA